The DNA sequence GTGGCAGGCCGAGCAGACTTCCTTGAACACCTGGAAGCCGCGCTGCAGCTGGGGCTGATCGAACTTGCCGAAGGGGCCGTTAAAGGAGAAGTCCACTTCCTTGGGATGCTTGTGGAATTCATGCTCCACCGTCGCGGCGGGCGGTTCGGAGACATAGGCCACCGCGCCCACCAGGAAGGAGATCAGCAGCCAGCCAGCAAAGAAGAGGCCGACGAGAAATGCGCCGATGCGAACCATGTTGATCTTGTCCCCTATTAGCCGGCGTTCGACGGCTGCGGATCCGCACCCATTCCGGGAAGCGCATCCTGTTCGCCCTTGATGTTATAGCGGTTGAGCACGGATTCGGTGATCGAGCCCGGCAGCGGCAGCGGCCGTTCAAAGCGCGAGATCAGCGGGAGGATGATCAGGAAGTGGGCGAAATAATAAGCGCCCGCAATCTGGGAGATCATCACATAGGGTTCGGCAGCAGGCGCGCCGCCGCAATAGCCCAGGATCAGCACGTCAACGATCAGGATCCAGAAGAACTTCTTGAAGGTCGGACGATAATTGCCCGAACGCACCGGCGAGGTATCCAGCCAGGGCAGGAAGAAGAGCATCAGGATCGAGCTGAACATCGCCAGCACGCCCAGCAGCTTCGCGGGGACAAAGAAGAAGTCCACGGTGAAGGCGCGCAGGATCGCGTAGAAGGGCCAGAAATACCATTCAGGAACGATATGCGCAGGCGTCGAAAGCGGGTTCGCTTCGATATAGTTGTCCGGATGGCCGAGATAGTTCGGCGCGAAGAACAACAGGATCGCGAAGAGGATCAAGAACACGCCCGCCCCGAAACCGTCCTTCGCCGTATAATAGGGATGGAACGGAACGGTGTCCTGCGGACCCTTCACTTCCACGCCGGTCGGGTTCGACGAACCCGGAATGTGCAGCGCCCAGATGTGCAGGATGATGACCGCAGCGATCACGAAGGGCAGCAGGAAGTGCAGCGAGAAGAAGCGGTTGAGCGAAGCATTGCCAGGAGCAAAGCCGCCGAGCAGCCAGGTCTGGATCGGCTCACCAACGACCGGGATCGCGCCGAACAGGCCGGTGATCACCTTCGCACCCCAATAGGACATCTGCCCCCAGGGAAGCACATAGCCCATGAACGCGGTCGCCATCATCAGGAGGAAGATGACGATGCCGAGCAGCCAGACCATTTCGCGCGGCGCCTTGTAGGAGCCGTAGAAAAGGCCGCGGAAGATGTGGAGATAGACGACGATGAAGAAGAAGCTGGCGCCGTTGGCATGCGCATAGCGCATCAGCCAGCCCGCGTTCACGTCACGCATCGTCTGTTCAACGGTGCCGAACGCGACCAGCGTGTTGGCGCCATAATGCATGGCCATGATCACGCCGGTGACGATCTGAATCACCAGCGCGAGGCCAGCGAGAACACCGAAGTTCCAGAAATAATTGAGGTTGCGTGGGACCGGATAACCGGCGCCAATCGCGTTGTAGACGAGGCGCGGAAGCGGCAGCTTCTCGTCGATCCACTGCATCGCGGGATGCTTGGGAGTATAATGCTCAGCCCAGGGAAAGCTCATGGTTTCTTACCTCAGCCTACGAGAATGGCGGTGTCGGAAGTGAAGCTGAACTTCGGCACTTCCAGGTTCTTGGGCGCGGGGCCTTTACGGATGCGGGCCGCCGTGTCGTAGGACGAACCGTGGCAGGGGCAGAAATAGCCGCCAAATTCACCGCGATTCTCGCCTTCACCGGCACCCAGCGGCACGCAGCCCAGATGAGTGCAGACGCCCATGGTGATCAGCCACTGCTTCTTGCCAGCAACGGTGCGCTCTTCCAGCGTCTGCGGATCGCGCAAGGAGGACACGTCAACCTTGTCGGCTTCGGCGATTTCCTTGTCCGTCAGATGACGCACGAAAAGCGGCTGCGAGCGGAAGGTCGTCTTGATCGCCTGACCCGGCTGGATCGACGAGATATCAACCTCCGTCGATGCCAGCGCCAGCACGTCCGCGCTGGGGTTCATCTGATCCACGAGCGGAATGACGACGGCGACAGCCCCGACCCCCGCGAAGCTTACTGCGGCGATATTGATGAAGTCGCGACGACGCACTCCACCTTCGCCGGATAGACCTTGGCTGTCCGTATGTTCAACGCTCGCCATGCACCTCAACCCTTGCAAAGACGTCCCTGTTACCCGCCACATTGCCGTTTCCGGCCCTGATTATCGAGAGAGTAGCGCCGCCCACGGAATATGGGCCTCGCCTTTCCCCCTGGCGTGGTTCGGGGGCCTGATAGACCCACTGTGGCTTCTTTGCCAACAGCAAACTGGCGATGGCTATGACAATTTGCCCTGCTGCTTTATGCGCGGGCCATGCGTATTGCTCTTTACCAACCCGAGATCGCGGGAAATGTCGGCGCCATATTGCGGCTGGCCGCCTGTTTTTCCGTGCCCGTGGACATCATCATGCCGATGGGATTCGCCTTTTCCGACGCCAAGTTGAAACGCGCCGCGATGGATTATGGCGCGGCGGCGGAGGTGACTCGCCACGCCAATTTCGAGGCGTTTGACCAGGTCCGGCGTGCGGAGGGCCGTCGTTTGGTGCTGATGAGCAGCCATGCATCGCAACCCCTGCCGGAGGTGCGTTTTGACGGAAATGACGTGCTGTTGATGGGATCGGAAGGTGCGGGCGTGCCCGACGCGGTGCGGGACATGGCCGACCTGCGCGTCCGAATCCCCATGGCTGCGGGCTTCCGGTCCTTGAACATTGCCGTTTCCACGGGCATCGCGGTTGCCGAAGCCCTTCGCCAGACTGGACAATTCCCAACATGATCGAGATTTCCCAATGACCTTGGTCCTCAATCCCCAACAGCAGGCTGCCCGCAACTGGTTCGAATCGCTGCGCGACCGCATCTGCGCGGAATTCGAGGCGATCGAGCGCGAGGCGGGCAGCGATGCCTCCTTTGTCTATACGCCGTGGGACCGCGAAGCGCCGGGATTGACGCCGGGCGACGGCGGCGGCGGTGTGCGCGGGGTCATGAAGGGCAAGATATTCGAGAAGGTCGGGGTCAATGTATCGACCGTCTCGGGCGAGTTCGCGCCGGATTTTGCCAAGACCATCCATGGCGCGGGAGAGAACCCGGCCTTTTTCGCGACGGGGATCAGCCTGGTCGCGCATATGGCCAATCCGCATGTGCCCGCCGTGCATATGAACACGCGCTATCTGATCACGTCCAAAAGCTGGTTTGGCGGTGGCGCGGACCTTAACCCTCCCCTGCCCCGGGACGAGGACACGGCGAGCTTTCATGGCGAGTTCAAGGCGGCGTGTGACGCGCATGATGCGGACTATTATCCCCGCTTCAAGGCGTGGGCTGACGAGTATTTCTTCATTCCTCATCGCGGCGTGCATCGGGGCGTTGGCGGCATCTTCTACGACCATCTGGAGTGCGGGGATTATGCCGGATTTGAAGCGAATTTCGCCTTTACCCGGTCGGTGGGCGAGGCGTTCCTGAAAGCCTTTCCCCCGATCGTGCGGCGGCGAATGGGCGAAAGCTGGAGCGAGGAAGAATATCGGACAATGCTGGAATGGCGTGGCCGCTATGCGGAATTCAACCTGGTGCATGACCGGGGCACGCTGTTCGGGCTGAAGACCGGGGGCAATGTCGATGCGATTTTGATGAGCCTGCCGCCGATGGCGAGCTGGAGCTGAACCCATGCCGCTGACGCCGGTCGCCAATGATCAGATTGCGACGATCGTGACCTATCTGGAGATGGTGGAGCGTCCCCGGCCTGCGCCGATTCCGCCTGCTCCGTTGCGGCTGGTGCCGTGGAAGGCGCCAGCGCCCGAAGTCTATCGCTCGCTGTTCCGGCGGGTGGGGGAGCCGTGGCTCTGGTTCTCTCGCCTGGTCATGAGTGATGCGGAATTGACCGCGATCATCCATGATCCGGCGGTGCAGATTTTTGCGATCACCGATCCGCGCGGCGTGGAAGTGGGATTGCTGGAGCTGGATTTCCGGGCTCTGCCGGACTGCGAACTGAGCTTCCTTGGCCTTATCCCTGAGCTGACCGGCAAGGGATTTGGCGGATGGCTGATGGCGCAGGCCAAGTCGCTAGCATGGCGCAAGGAAGTGCACCGTTTCTGGGTGCATAGCTGCACGCTGGATAGTCCGCGCGCGCTCGGCTTTTATCAGCGGGCGGGATTTGCGCCCTATAAGCGGGAGGTCGAGATTTTCGCTGATCCTCGGCTGGCCGGTTTATTGAGCGCCGATGCGGCGCCGCATGTGCCGATGCTGGGTCAGCCCGCCTCCGCCTGACGATAAAGCCGGGCGAGCATGACGAGCATATAGACCTGCACCACGGTCGAGACGACGGCAGCTGCGACACCGCCGACGAGCCGTGCGCCTTCCGCTCCGGCGATCAGGCGGCCGAACAGGCCGAAGATGACTTGCGCGGCCGACCCCACGATGGCCGAGAGCAGCGTCAGCACCAGGATGAAGCCGAGCAGCCGCCAGAAATGGCCGCGCGTCAGCGCCCAGCTGTGCCGAAGCGAGGCCATCACGCCTTCATGGCCGTCGATCACTACCGGGTTGAGCAGCAGGAGGCGCACGCTGGCGAAGAGCATGACGGCGCCGCCAGCGGTCACGAGCAACGCGGCAAGGGCTGCGGCAACCGGCTTTGCCACCATGGAGAAGGCGACGACGATGATCATGCCGACGATGGCTATGCCAAGCAGCACGCCGATCACGACAAGCGCCGTGCCGAGCAGCACGGGCAGGCGGGAGAGGCTGAGCCGCAATGCTTCGCCGACGCTGATGCCGGGCCTTAACGCCAGCGCGAACAGGGCGAGCGATCCGAACCAGATGATGATGACGCCGATCAGCGTGGACAGGATGAAACTGGGCGGGATGTCGGGCATGGCGCCCTTTTCCATCGTCCAGGCGGCGAGTTCGGGCGGCGTCATCTCCTGAAGGATGAGGCCGGGCAGCGCGACGAAGAGCAGGGCGACAGGGAACAGCAGGCTGCGTTCGCGCGCGACGAAGGCGACCGCTTCTTCCCATGCCTTGCCGATCGACATCGCCGCCATATCTTCGCCTTTTCCCGTACTTAAAATCGGGGAGGAGACTTGATCGCTCCCCTCGCCCAAGTCAAGGAAGTGCCATGTCATCCTCTTCCCCTTCGCCTGCGGTGGCCGACCAGATCGAATGGCGGGTCGATTCGGCGCCGGTCGATTACCCGGAAGCGCTCGCCGACATGGAGGCGCGGGCGGCGGCGATCTTTGAGGGGGAGGCGGGCGAGCGGGTGTGGCTGCTCGAACATCCGCCGCTTTATACGGCGGGAACGAGCGCCGATCCGGCAGAGCTGATCGATCCGCGCTTTCCGGTGCATGATGCGGGGCGCGGTGGGCGCTATACCTATCATGGGCCGGGGCAGCGGATCGGCTATCTCAACATCGATTTGCGGGAACGGGGCAAGGATGTGCGCAACTTCGTCCATCATCTGGAAGGATGGATGATCGATGCGCTGGGCGACCTTGGCATTGCCGCACGACGGGCGGAGGGGCGGATCGGTATCTGGACCGATGACCTCAACGGGCGCGAGGCGAAGATCGGCGCGCTGGGCATCCGGGTGCGGCGGTGGGTGACGCTGCATGGCTTTTCGATCAATGTGGACCCCGACCTGTCCCATTTTGGCGGCATCGTGCCGTGCGGGCTTGCCGAATATCCCGTCACCAGCATCGCGGCGCTGGGCAAATATGCCTCGATGGCCGATCTGGATGCGGCTTTGAAGGCGCATTTCCCTGCCTTTCTGGGCCGGTTGCGGCGCTGTGGCGCGGGGGTTGAGCAATGCGGATCGGACGGCTAGGGTCTGCGCCTTCGCCGGGTGGGGGCCGCCGGGCATCACATGTTTGGGAGACCCGGATGCGCTGCAAAGCGAGGATGATCTTTACCGCCTTGCTGCTGACCGGCTGCACCGCGCTGGCAGCGTGCGGCAAGGACGACAAGGGGAGCAACACGGTCCAGATGAAGGATCTGGAGGTCGTCGATGGCACGACTACCGACGCCATGACGGACCTGGACGGCGTGCAGAGCGAAGCGCCGTCGGCCGCCCTGCCCTCTGCCGGAGGGAATAACAGCGCCGCTGCCGCGCCTCAGCCGGAACCTGCCGCAGCCAATGCGACGCAGGGCGAGGCGGAGGTGCTGTCGGATCAATAGACGGAGCAAGACGTTCAGGCGCAATACAGGCGCCGGACGCGAGGCATATATAAGAGAAGCCCTGCCCGATCGTCGTTCACAAAGGCCGCCATTCTAAAAGGGGAAGTCATGACATCCTGTTCCACGCTGCGCCGGATCTGTGCCGGGTTGATGATTGCCGCCGCGCCGCTGTTGGCTCAACCGGCCGCCGCCCAGTTTTTCTGGTCGCCGCCCGACTTTTCCAGCCCGCCGCTGACGGACGCGGACGCGGCGACCGCGCTCGGCCTGCCCGGCGCCACGGCGGAAGAAATTCGCGCGGGCCTGGTGTGGAACCTGCGCGCCGCGCTCAACGTCGCGGCGCTTCAGTGCCAGTTCGAACCGACGCTGCTGTCGATCAGCAATTATAATGCGATGATCGCGCACCATGACGCGGAACTGGATGCCGCCCAGTCAGCCCTGCTCGGCTATTTCCAGCGCACCGTTGGCAAGGGCAAGCCGGGTCAGGCCGCGTCCGACAAATATGGCACGCGCATCTATTCGGGCTATTCGACCGTCCAGGCGCAGCGCGGCTTCTGCCAGGCGGCGGGTCAGGTCGGGCGGCAGGCGATCTTCGCCAATCGCGGGTCGCTGCATGAGGTGGCGCGCACGGGTCTTGGATCGATCAAGAAGTCGCTGGTGCTGGCGGGTGAGCAATTTTACGGCGATCCGGGCCGGAGCTATGCGCTGACCCTGCCCTCGTTCGATAAGAAATGCTGGAAGAAGGACAAGCTGCGGCCGGAATGCCAGGTGGCTTATGAGCAGAAGGTGGCGGCTAAGTAGGTGGGATGAGCGGGGCCGTAGGGCCTCCGCTCTTTTGTTCTATCTAGTGAGCATTGCACTTTAACCCGTTCGGGCTGAGCCTGTCGAAGCCCTTCTCTTTTTTTAAGAAGTAGAGCCCTTCGACAAGCTCAGGGCGAACGGAGGAGAGGGCAGTATGATTAAAATCCTGACCTTACCTAAGCCCCAGATATTTATGCGACTGAAGACTTAACCGCCATTTCGGCCGCGCCATGACAAGATCGATCGCCGCCTGCATGTTCGCCGCGGCCTCCGCGCTGTCGAGTGGCTGAATCAACAGGTTGTCGAAAGCCCAGCCTTCCATCGCCTCCACATCGGCGATGCTGTGCCCTTTACCCGGCTGCGGCCAGACCAGCTTCAGTTCATTGCCGCTGCGTTGCACGACGTCGCTGCCTGCCTTGGGACTGATGCAGACCCAATCAATGCCGGGATGCGCCGCGATCGTGCCGTTGCTTTCAATGGCGATGGTGAAGCCATGCGCGTGAAGCGCATCGATCAGGGCATCATCGACCTGCAACATGGGCTCCCCGCCCGTCATCACAATGTAGCGGCCCTCTTCACCGCCCCCCCAGAAGGCGAGCGCCGCGTCGGCGAGCGCCTGTGCATCGGCGAATTTGCCGCCGCCGTCACCGTCGGTGCCGACAAAATCGGTGTCGCAAAACTGGCACACGGCCTTACGCCGGTCCTCCTCGCGGCCGGTCCAGAGGTTGCACCCGGCAAAGCGCATGAAGACGGCGCGGCGGCCGCTATGGACGCCTTCGCCCTGAAGCGTCAGGAACATTTCCTTGACGGCATAGCTCATCCCACCACTCCCTACGGCCTGGCGGCATAGCGGGTGGGATCGGGCAGGCCCGCTTCCTCAAAACCCCTGGAGCGAAGGCGGCAGCTGTCGCAAAGCCCGCAATGCTGGTCGCCCGGCGCGGGATCGTAGCAGGACCAGCTCATCCCGGCATCCATCCCCAGCCGGTTCGCCTCGCGCGCAATGTCGGCCTTGCTCATATGCTGGAGCGGGGCGTTGATCCGGACGGGATGCCCCTCCACACCCGCCTTGGTTGCCAGCGCCGCCATGTTCTGAAAGGCGTCGATGAACTCGGGACGGCAGTCGGGATAGCCGGAATAATCAAGCGCGTTGACGCCGATGAAGATGTCGTTCGCGCCCGACACTTCGGCAAGGCCAAGCGTCAGCGACAGGAAGATGGTGTTGCGGGCGGGCACGTAGGTGTTGGGAATGCCCGGTCCCACCCCGTCCTTCGGCACTGCGATGTCCGCCGTCAGCGCCGAGCCGCCAAAGGCAGTGAGATCGAGCGGAAGGACGATATGCCGCCGGACCCCAAGAACAGCGGCGATGCGCGCAGCCGCGTTCAATTCGACGCGATGCCGCTGATTATAATCAATCGTCAGCGCCACCAGTTCATAGCCCGCCTCGCGCGCGAGGCCGCCCACGACCATCGAATCCAACCCGCCCGACAGCAGGACGACAGCGATTTTCCCATCATTGGCAGTCATGGGCGCTCCGCTACCGCCACCGGCGCGCTGGCGCAAGCGGGTGCGGTCAATGGCAGGCGCCGATGCGCCGTCCTTCCATGCTGAAGGAGAAGGGCGCGCCGCCCGCAATCCCCTGAGCGTGGATCTGCACCAGCCGGGACGTTTCGATGCGCAGGTCGGTGCGCCCGCCCCCTGCCCCAGCGCAATCGTAGCTGACCGTCAGCCGTTTGGCGCTTTCGTCGATCGTCAGCCTTTTGCAGCTGCTGCGAGCATGACGAAGCTGGATCAATTGGCGAATATCGGTAAGGCAGATACGGCGTATATCGCCCTTCCCGCCTTCCTCCGGCCGTTCGCGCAATTCCCATTCGCCCGGTTCCAGCCCCCTGAGCGGCGGTTCGGAAAGCGCCTGCGACCCGACCGGCGATGCAGCGATCAGCATCGCGATGGCCGCGCTCAAGGCATGCAGACCTGACGTCATTCGATAGCCCCCGTATTTCATCCCGAACTCCGGAGCGGCTCGCCGCGTGCATGGCGGCACCGCCTTTCATGCACCCAAATCCGGCGGGTTGATAGCGCCAGCCCCCGCTAACGCCCCAACCTGCTCCGAAGTCGCAATAAATTCGTGTCAGCCTTGCGCGAAACTGTCCAGCGAAACTGGAAACAAACGCGAACAAAAGGCGCAATCCACCCCAATGACCCCCTGTTCATCAGCCATTTGGGCACGTTCTTCGGCAGGGAACCGGCCGATCACGCTGCGGATATGGGCCAGATCGCAGCGGCAACCCTTGGTCAGGGCGACCGGATCGGTGACGCGCACCACCTCTTCCTCATGGAACAGGCGCCAGACGATATCGGTCAGCGGCAGCGCTTCGTCGGTAAGTTCATCATCACTGAGCGTGACGGCCAGTGCCTGAACATGTTCCCATTCGGGATGATCATGCCGCGTGTGGAGCCGTTCGCGGCCCACTTCACCTTCGGGCAGATGCTGGAGCAGCATGCCTGCGGCGAAGCAGCCCTGCCCCGCTTCGTGGCGGACAGCGATCTGGACGACACTGGGGATTTGTTCGGACTGGAAGAAATAATGTTCGGCCGCCTGCGCGAGCGAATCGCCGTCGAGCGGGACGATGCCCTGATAGCGCTCACCAGTCACCGCCTGGTCGAAGGTGATGGCGAGAAAGCCTTTGCCGAACAGGCCGAACAGCGTCGGATCAGGCCCCAGCTCCGCCAGCCGATCGGCATCGAACTTGGCGTAACCGCGCACTTCGCCGCCCTTGTAATCGGCGACGAGCAGGCTGACGACGCCATGTTCGTTATGCGCCTGAAGCGTCAGCTGTCCGCCCGCATCCTTGAGCGTCGAACCGAGCAGCGCCGCGAGGACCAGCGCGGAGGCGAGCAGCCTTTCGACTGGCGGGGGATAGGCATGGGCGGCAAGCACCTGATCCAGCACCGGCCCAAGGCGAAGGATGCGCCCGCGCGCATGACGCGACGGAATGGTGAAGCCCAGGGCCTGATCGATATCGGATGCGTTCAAGACAAGCTCCGTTAGTCCCGGTGCAGGGCGGGAATATAGCGGCGGCCGGGCGTTATCGCCCGGCCGGTTCGCTGCTAGATAGGAATATGTCCGGCAAACTCAACCAAGGCGGCCCGCCGCCCATAGCAGCACGGACTTTTGCGCATGAATGCGGTTTTCCGCCTCATCCCAGATCAGCGATTGTGGGCCGTCGATGACCTCTGGCACGACCTCTTCGCCGCGATGGGCGGGCAGGCAGTGCAGGAATTTCGCGCTGGGCTTTGCCTTTGCCATCAGCTCTTGCGTGACCTGATAGGGCATCATGGCTTTGAGCTTTTCGTCCGCATGCGCCTGACCCATGGAAATCCAGGTGTCGGTGACGACGGCGTCGGCACCTGCCACCGCTTCGACGGGATCGCGCGTGAGCGTGATGCCCGCGCCCAGAGCCTGCGCTTCCTTGATGAAGGCGTGATCGGGCTCATAGCCTTCGGGTACGGCGATGCGCAGGTCGAATTTGAAAAGGCCCGCCGCTTCGATGATCGAGTGGAGGACATTATTGCCATCGCCCAGCCATGCCCACTGGCTGCCGGGCAAGGCGACGCCATGTTCGACCAGCGTCAGCAGGTCCGCCGTGATCTGGCAGGGGTGCGACAGGTCGGTGAGGCCGTTGATGACCGGGACGGTGGCATAGCGGGCCATTTCCTCGATCTTTGCATGATCGTCGGTGCGGATCATGATCATGTCGCACATGCGGCTGAGCACGCGGGCCGTGTCCGCCACGGTTTCGCCCCGGCCAAGCTGGCTGGTCGCGCCATCGAGGATCAGCGAGGTGCCGCCAAGCTGGCGGATCGCCATGTCGAAGCTGACGCGGGTGCGGGTGCTGTTCTTTTCGAAGATCATCGCCAGCGTATGGCCAGCGAGCGGCGCGTCGGCGTCGGCCTGGCCCTTTGGCAGGGCCTTGCGGGCGGTTTTCCGGTCGATGGCGTCGGAAAGCATAGCGGCGAGCGCGTCGGCGCCAGCGTCGGATAGATTCAGGAAATGTCTGGTCATGATCAAACCCTTCAACCCGTTCGGGCTGAGCCTGTCGAAGCCCTCTTCTTTCTTCAGAAGAAGGAATGCCCTTCGACAAGCTCAGGGCGAACGGAAGTTGGTACTATGCCGCTGAAGCCTCCGCGAAGCTGCGGGCACCAGCGGACAGCTTTTCGATGCATTCGGCGACATGCTTCTCGTCAATGATGAGCGGCGGCAGGATGCGGACGACATTCTGCCCCGCCGACACCACCAGCAACCCATGATTGTCGCGCAGATGAGCCACGAACTCGCGCGCGTCGCTGCTGTCCTTGAGTTTGACGCCGAGCATCAGGCCAAGGCCGCGCACATCCTCGAACATGTCGTGGTTGGGGATAAGCTGCTCCAACGCCGAACGCAGGCGCGCACCAATGCTGTTCACATGATCGAGGAAGCCTTCGCCCAGCACTTCGTCCAGGACAGTCAGGCCGACCGCCATGGCGAGCGGGTTGCCGCCATAGGTGGAGCCATGGGTGCCGAACACCATGCCCTTGGCCGCTTCCTCCGTCGCGAGGCAGGCGCCGAGCGGGAAGCCCGCGCCGATGCCCTTGGCGACGGCCATGATGTCGGGGTTCACGCCATATTGCTCATGGGCGAAGAAGGTGCCGGTGCGGGCATAGCCGCACTGCACCTCGTCCAGGATCAGCAGCATGCCCTTTTCGTCGCACAGCTTGCGCAGGCCGGCGAGGAACTCTTGGGTCGCGGGCGTCACGCCGCCTTCGCCCTGCACGGTTTCGACGAGGAAACCGGCCGTGTTCTCATCGACGGCAGCGGCGGCAGCTTCCAGATCGTTGAACGGCACGACGGTGAAGCCGGGCAG is a window from the Sphingobium sp. Cam5-1 genome containing:
- a CDS encoding GNAT family N-acetyltransferase produces the protein MPLTPVANDQIATIVTYLEMVERPRPAPIPPAPLRLVPWKAPAPEVYRSLFRRVGEPWLWFSRLVMSDAELTAIIHDPAVQIFAITDPRGVEVGLLELDFRALPDCELSFLGLIPELTGKGFGGWLMAQAKSLAWRKEVHRFWVHSCTLDSPRALGFYQRAGFAPYKREVEIFADPRLAGLLSADAAPHVPMLGQPASA
- the queE gene encoding 7-carboxy-7-deazaguanine synthase — encoded protein: MSYAVKEMFLTLQGEGVHSGRRAVFMRFAGCNLWTGREEDRRKAVCQFCDTDFVGTDGDGGGKFADAQALADAALAFWGGGEEGRYIVMTGGEPMLQVDDALIDALHAHGFTIAIESNGTIAAHPGIDWVCISPKAGSDVVQRSGNELKLVWPQPGKGHSIADVEAMEGWAFDNLLIQPLDSAEAAANMQAAIDLVMARPKWRLSLQSHKYLGLR
- the hemF gene encoding oxygen-dependent coproporphyrinogen oxidase; this translates as MTLVLNPQQQAARNWFESLRDRICAEFEAIEREAGSDASFVYTPWDREAPGLTPGDGGGGVRGVMKGKIFEKVGVNVSTVSGEFAPDFAKTIHGAGENPAFFATGISLVAHMANPHVPAVHMNTRYLITSKSWFGGGADLNPPLPRDEDTASFHGEFKAACDAHDADYYPRFKAWADEYFFIPHRGVHRGVGGIFYDHLECGDYAGFEANFAFTRSVGEAFLKAFPPIVRRRMGESWSEEEYRTMLEWRGRYAEFNLVHDRGTLFGLKTGGNVDAILMSLPPMASWS
- a CDS encoding DUF3617 domain-containing protein, encoding MTSGLHALSAAIAMLIAASPVGSQALSEPPLRGLEPGEWELRERPEEGGKGDIRRICLTDIRQLIQLRHARSSCKRLTIDESAKRLTVSYDCAGAGGGRTDLRIETSRLVQIHAQGIAGGAPFSFSMEGRRIGACH
- a CDS encoding tRNA (cytidine(34)-2'-O)-methyltransferase, whose product is MRIALYQPEIAGNVGAILRLAACFSVPVDIIMPMGFAFSDAKLKRAAMDYGAAAEVTRHANFEAFDQVRRAEGRRLVLMSSHASQPLPEVRFDGNDVLLMGSEGAGVPDAVRDMADLRVRIPMAAGFRSLNIAVSTGIAVAEALRQTGQFPT
- the argF gene encoding ornithine carbamoyltransferase, which encodes MTRHFLNLSDAGADALAAMLSDAIDRKTARKALPKGQADADAPLAGHTLAMIFEKNSTRTRVSFDMAIRQLGGTSLILDGATSQLGRGETVADTARVLSRMCDMIMIRTDDHAKIEEMARYATVPVINGLTDLSHPCQITADLLTLVEHGVALPGSQWAWLGDGNNVLHSIIEAAGLFKFDLRIAVPEGYEPDHAFIKEAQALGAGITLTRDPVEAVAGADAVVTDTWISMGQAHADEKLKAMMPYQVTQELMAKAKPSAKFLHCLPAHRGEEVVPEVIDGPQSLIWDEAENRIHAQKSVLLWAAGRLG
- a CDS encoding glycerophosphoryl diester phosphodiesterase membrane domain-containing protein, coding for MAAMSIGKAWEEAVAFVARERSLLFPVALLFVALPGLILQEMTPPELAAWTMEKGAMPDIPPSFILSTLIGVIIIWFGSLALFALALRPGISVGEALRLSLSRLPVLLGTALVVIGVLLGIAIVGMIIVVAFSMVAKPVAAALAALLVTAGGAVMLFASVRLLLLNPVVIDGHEGVMASLRHSWALTRGHFWRLLGFILVLTLLSAIVGSAAQVIFGLFGRLIAGAEGARLVGGVAAAVVSTVVQVYMLVMLARLYRQAEAG
- a CDS encoding cytochrome b, giving the protein MSFPWAEHYTPKHPAMQWIDEKLPLPRLVYNAIGAGYPVPRNLNYFWNFGVLAGLALVIQIVTGVIMAMHYGANTLVAFGTVEQTMRDVNAGWLMRYAHANGASFFFIVVYLHIFRGLFYGSYKAPREMVWLLGIVIFLLMMATAFMGYVLPWGQMSYWGAKVITGLFGAIPVVGEPIQTWLLGGFAPGNASLNRFFSLHFLLPFVIAAVIILHIWALHIPGSSNPTGVEVKGPQDTVPFHPYYTAKDGFGAGVFLILFAILLFFAPNYLGHPDNYIEANPLSTPAHIVPEWYFWPFYAILRAFTVDFFFVPAKLLGVLAMFSSILMLFFLPWLDTSPVRSGNYRPTFKKFFWILIVDVLILGYCGGAPAAEPYVMISQIAGAYYFAHFLIILPLISRFERPLPLPGSITESVLNRYNIKGEQDALPGMGADPQPSNAG
- the lipB gene encoding lipoyl(octanoyl) transferase LipB, producing the protein MSSSSPSPAVADQIEWRVDSAPVDYPEALADMEARAAAIFEGEAGERVWLLEHPPLYTAGTSADPAELIDPRFPVHDAGRGGRYTYHGPGQRIGYLNIDLRERGKDVRNFVHHLEGWMIDALGDLGIAARRAEGRIGIWTDDLNGREAKIGALGIRVRRWVTLHGFSINVDPDLSHFGGIVPCGLAEYPVTSIAALGKYASMADLDAALKAHFPAFLGRLRRCGAGVEQCGSDG
- the queC gene encoding 7-cyano-7-deazaguanine synthase QueC, with translation MTANDGKIAVVLLSGGLDSMVVGGLAREAGYELVALTIDYNQRHRVELNAAARIAAVLGVRRHIVLPLDLTAFGGSALTADIAVPKDGVGPGIPNTYVPARNTIFLSLTLGLAEVSGANDIFIGVNALDYSGYPDCRPEFIDAFQNMAALATKAGVEGHPVRINAPLQHMSKADIAREANRLGMDAGMSWSCYDPAPGDQHCGLCDSCRLRSRGFEEAGLPDPTRYAARP
- the hslO gene encoding Hsp33 family molecular chaperone HslO; the encoded protein is MNASDIDQALGFTIPSRHARGRILRLGPVLDQVLAAHAYPPPVERLLASALVLAALLGSTLKDAGGQLTLQAHNEHGVVSLLVADYKGGEVRGYAKFDADRLAELGPDPTLFGLFGKGFLAITFDQAVTGERYQGIVPLDGDSLAQAAEHYFFQSEQIPSVVQIAVRHEAGQGCFAAGMLLQHLPEGEVGRERLHTRHDHPEWEHVQALAVTLSDDELTDEALPLTDIVWRLFHEEEVVRVTDPVALTKGCRCDLAHIRSVIGRFPAEERAQMADEQGVIGVDCAFCSRLFPVSLDSFAQG
- the petA gene encoding ubiquinol-cytochrome c reductase iron-sulfur subunit; amino-acid sequence: MASVEHTDSQGLSGEGGVRRRDFINIAAVSFAGVGAVAVVIPLVDQMNPSADVLALASTEVDISSIQPGQAIKTTFRSQPLFVRHLTDKEIAEADKVDVSSLRDPQTLEERTVAGKKQWLITMGVCTHLGCVPLGAGEGENRGEFGGYFCPCHGSSYDTAARIRKGPAPKNLEVPKFSFTSDTAILVG